Sequence from the uncultured Draconibacterium sp. genome:
AAGCAGGCAAACCAAAAAGCCAATGTGCCTCGATTACCTCGAAACCTTTATTCATAAGCGTTGCCGAATCGATGGTAATTTTTGCGCCCATATCCCAGTTGGGATGCGCCAGGGCATTGTCAACGGTAACATGCTGAAGTTCGTCGAGCGTTTTTCCACGAAACGGACCTCCGGAACAGGTGAGGTAAATCTTTTCAATCGGATTCATAAACTCGCCGACCAAACATTGAAAAATGGCCGAATGCTCCGAATCAACCGGCAGCAGGTCAACCTGTTTTTCGCGTGCTGCTTTTGTTATGATTTCGCCGGCAACCACCAGCGTTTCTTTATTTGCCAGCGCAATTGGTTTCCCGGCATTTACGGCATTGTAAGTCGGAATTAAGCCCGAATACCCCACCATGGCCGTCAGTACCATATCAATGGTATCCATTTCCGCCACCTGGTTTAATGCCTCTTCTCCTGCGTATACTTTTATATCTTCGTTCTCAAGAGCATCAGAAACCAGACGGTAGTTGTCCTTGTTGGCGATAACCACCACATTGGGCTGAAATTTTTTTGCCTGCTGAATGAGCAGTTCCACACTGTTATTTGCTGTTAGAACCTCAACTTCAAACAATTCGGGATTTTGCTCAATTACCTCGAGCGCCTGGGTTCCTATGGATCCGGTTGATCCAAGAATTGCTATTTTTCTCTTCATCTTAAAAGTCAATGTACTGTTCCGGATCAAGTGCGGTTCCGTCGTGCCACAACTCAAAATGCAGGTGTGGCCCACTTGATAATTCTCCTGTATTTCCGATAATGGCAATCGCCTCGCCGGCTTTTACTGTCTGTCCGGTTTTCTTCAATAATTCGGCGTTGTGTTTATATACCGAAACCAAATTTGCCTCGTGCTGAATGTAGGCTACATAGCCCGTTTCGAGCGTCCACCCGGCAAAGATCACCGTTCCGTCTAACACGGAAGAAATACGGGCATTGGGCTCACTCACCAAATCAACACCAAAATGATCGGGTGTATTTTTGAAATGTTCCGATACCACCCCCTTTACCGGCACAAAAAAGTGAACCTGGCTGAGCTGTGTTACATCGGCATTATTGTCCCGAATAGAAAGACTCAACTGTTCGGCCAGCAATTTATCCTGAAAAACAGAATCGTGATTGTACTG
This genomic interval carries:
- a CDS encoding 1-deoxy-D-xylulose-5-phosphate reductoisomerase, with the protein product MKRKIAILGSTGSIGTQALEVIEQNPELFEVEVLTANNSVELLIQQAKKFQPNVVVIANKDNYRLVSDALENEDIKVYAGEEALNQVAEMDTIDMVLTAMVGYSGLIPTYNAVNAGKPIALANKETLVVAGEIITKAAREKQVDLLPVDSEHSAIFQCLVGEFMNPIEKIYLTCSGGPFRGKTLDELQHVTVDNALAHPNWDMGAKITIDSATLMNKGFEVIEAHWLFGLPASKIDVIVHPESIIHSIVQFEDGSMKAQMGLPDMKLPIQYAMGFPNRIKNNFPRFNFLDYPSLHFEQPNTEIFRNLALAFAAMEQGGNMPCILNAANEIVVEAFLKRKISFLQMPEIIEQAMNKVDFVNQPTLNDLIETNNETRTVAQLLTENKI
- a CDS encoding M23 family metallopeptidase, which gives rise to MEEKKFFDKLKNQYRLIIYNDTTFQSVWSMKLSRLKVFTVTSLTSAILVILVILLIATTGLREYIPGYPKAEYRQMLVRNALVVDSLEQELAKRDQFFKGIQAIMSGEVPEDDQMTAADVETDEVEFKQYNHDSVFQDKLLAEQLSLSIRDNNADVTQLSQVHFFVPVKGVVSEHFKNTPDHFGVDLVSEPNARISSVLDGTVIFAGWTLETGYVAYIQHEANLVSVYKHNAELLKKTGQTVKAGEAIAIIGNTGELSSGPHLHFELWHDGTALDPEQYIDF